A genomic region of Vampirovibrio chlorellavorus contains the following coding sequences:
- the ilvC gene encoding ketol-acid reductoisomerase, whose product MSKPILQESDIDLQPILDRRVVIVGYGNQGRPHALNLRDSGVSVKIGVRPESQKRTVALEDGFEVLPLPEALAWADVVMLALPDEVMGSVYPQSIAPHLSAGKALGFVHGLVIHEGWVKPQSDLDVFMVAPKAQGLGVRNKFLAGGGVPGLYAVHQNATGNAEKIALAYAKAIGCARVGVMETTFAEEAICDLFSEQAVLCGGLTGLIKAAFDTLVERGFSPEVAYFECLYEVKLIADLLHERGITGMRQGISSTALYGDISQGERVIDAHVRETMRQVLDEIVTGRFSQAMQAEFAEGKPRIQQAVLQDEQHLIERTHRDLRARLKF is encoded by the coding sequence ATGTCAAAACCCATTTTACAAGAGAGTGACATCGATCTTCAGCCGATTCTGGATCGGCGGGTGGTCATTGTGGGCTATGGAAATCAGGGGCGGCCTCACGCCTTGAATCTACGAGATTCTGGGGTGTCCGTGAAAATCGGGGTTCGCCCGGAGAGCCAGAAACGAACCGTGGCCCTGGAAGATGGCTTTGAAGTCTTGCCCTTGCCGGAAGCGCTGGCTTGGGCCGATGTGGTGATGCTGGCCCTGCCGGATGAGGTGATGGGCTCCGTCTATCCCCAAAGCATAGCGCCGCACCTGTCCGCCGGAAAAGCGCTGGGCTTTGTGCATGGGCTGGTCATTCACGAAGGCTGGGTAAAGCCCCAATCGGATTTAGACGTGTTCATGGTGGCCCCTAAAGCTCAGGGGCTGGGGGTGCGAAACAAGTTTTTGGCGGGTGGCGGTGTGCCCGGTTTGTACGCCGTGCATCAAAACGCCACCGGGAATGCTGAAAAAATAGCCCTGGCTTACGCCAAAGCCATTGGTTGTGCCCGGGTGGGGGTGATGGAAACTACCTTTGCTGAAGAGGCCATTTGCGATTTGTTTTCGGAGCAAGCCGTGCTGTGTGGCGGGCTGACCGGCCTGATTAAAGCGGCCTTTGATACCTTGGTGGAGCGCGGCTTTTCTCCGGAAGTGGCCTATTTTGAGTGCTTGTATGAAGTGAAGCTCATTGCCGACCTGCTGCACGAGCGGGGCATCACCGGGATGCGCCAGGGCATCAGCTCCACGGCCCTGTATGGGGATATCAGCCAAGGCGAGCGGGTCATTGACGCGCATGTGCGAGAAACCATGCGGCAGGTGCTGGATGAGATTGTGACTGGCCGCTTCAGTCAGGCCATGCAGGCTGAATTTGCGGAAGGCAAGCCCCGTATTCAGCAGGCGGTGCTTCAGGATGAGCAGCATTTGATTGAAAGAACCCATCGGGACCTGCGGGCCCGTCTGAAGTTTTAG
- the mdh gene encoding malate dehydrogenase: MLHKISVIGAGNVGATLVQRLAEAELSKHVAVVDILEGIPQGKALDILESSPIYGYDTRVVGSNTYDIISDSDIVVVTAGIARKPGMSRDDLLATNAKIVTDVCNNIKKFAPNALVIVVSNPLDVMCHVALQACGFPSNRVFGMAGVLDSARYKTFIAEALDVSVEDVQGFVLGGHGDTMVPLPRYTTVAGIPLSDFLDAATIDKIVDRARNGGAEIVGYLKTGSAFYAPSASVLEMIESIAKDKKKILPCAVYLTGQYGIKDLYVGVPVKLGKNGIEQVVELKLSEAELQELRKSANAVQELVDSLKALVPA; encoded by the coding sequence ATGCTTCATAAAATCTCCGTCATTGGGGCCGGTAACGTAGGCGCTACGCTGGTTCAGCGTCTGGCCGAGGCCGAATTGTCCAAGCACGTGGCCGTGGTGGACATTCTGGAAGGCATCCCCCAAGGCAAAGCCCTGGACATTCTGGAATCTTCCCCCATTTATGGCTACGACACCCGCGTGGTGGGCAGCAACACGTACGATATCATCTCTGATTCCGATATCGTGGTGGTTACCGCCGGTATCGCCCGCAAACCGGGCATGAGTCGGGATGATTTGCTGGCCACCAACGCCAAAATCGTCACCGATGTGTGCAACAACATCAAAAAATTCGCTCCCAATGCTTTGGTCATCGTGGTGTCCAACCCCTTGGATGTGATGTGCCACGTGGCCCTGCAAGCCTGCGGCTTCCCCTCCAACCGGGTCTTCGGTATGGCTGGCGTTCTGGATTCCGCCCGCTACAAAACCTTTATTGCCGAAGCGCTGGATGTGTCCGTGGAAGATGTGCAAGGCTTTGTACTGGGTGGCCACGGCGACACCATGGTGCCCCTGCCCCGCTATACCACCGTGGCTGGCATTCCGCTGTCGGATTTCCTGGACGCCGCTACCATCGATAAAATCGTGGATCGGGCTCGCAACGGTGGCGCCGAGATCGTGGGCTACCTGAAGACCGGTTCCGCCTTCTACGCCCCCAGCGCCTCGGTGCTGGAAATGATCGAGTCCATCGCCAAGGATAAAAAGAAAATTCTGCCTTGCGCCGTGTATTTAACCGGTCAATACGGCATTAAAGACCTGTACGTGGGTGTGCCGGTCAAATTGGGCAAAAACGGCATTGAGCAAGTCGTCGAGCTGAAACTCAGCGAAGCCGAATTGCAAGAGCTGCGCAAGTCCGCCAACGCCGTGCAAGAGCTGGTGGATTCTTTAAAAGCACTGGTTCCCGCCTAG
- a CDS encoding M20/M25/M40 family metallo-hydrolase — MSTVRVDSERLLQTFLEMVRIDSPSGDEAAFRAYLVDRLAAEGISGVIDAGGNLIVDLPAQQCSHDRILVLSGHMDVVPPCHNIQPIVQDVDGDRIITSDNTTVLGADDKAGLAPMLETVFLCRKHQLPMPQLRLIFTTREETSLGGAKDLSDESLGADFAITLDHTGRQGVIINQAPTYIQFEITCRGKSVHAGIMPEQGVNAIVFASKVIERLPLGRVDEQTTCNIGFLNGGKATNIVPDLATLKGELRGHNPQTLEAALAHLEQTLAEVSAGMPGTSYAFTHFTQFEGYHVDEQHPGVKNLLSAARNTGLEPHFIRTNGGSDNNIFVQRGLPGVVLSAGYIEPHSLKERVRLSEMTLCCQFLQNILETFAHEPF; from the coding sequence ATGAGTACGGTGCGAGTTGATAGTGAGCGGCTGCTTCAAACCTTTTTGGAGATGGTTCGCATTGATAGCCCCAGCGGGGATGAGGCCGCTTTTCGGGCTTATCTGGTTGACCGGTTGGCCGCTGAAGGGATTAGCGGAGTGATCGATGCCGGGGGAAACCTGATTGTCGATCTGCCCGCCCAGCAGTGTAGCCATGATCGTATCTTGGTGTTGTCCGGGCACATGGACGTGGTGCCGCCCTGTCATAACATTCAGCCCATCGTGCAGGACGTGGACGGCGATCGCATTATTACCTCCGATAACACCACCGTGCTAGGGGCCGATGACAAAGCCGGGCTGGCTCCCATGCTGGAAACCGTCTTTTTGTGTCGGAAACACCAGTTACCCATGCCTCAGCTGCGCCTGATCTTCACCACCCGTGAGGAGACGTCGCTGGGTGGGGCCAAGGATTTATCCGATGAGAGCTTGGGGGCTGATTTTGCCATCACCCTGGATCACACCGGGCGGCAGGGGGTCATTATCAATCAGGCCCCCACTTACATCCAGTTTGAGATCACTTGCCGGGGCAAAAGTGTGCATGCGGGTATTATGCCGGAGCAAGGGGTGAACGCCATTGTGTTTGCCAGCAAAGTCATTGAGCGCCTGCCTCTGGGGCGGGTGGATGAGCAGACCACTTGCAACATCGGCTTTTTGAACGGTGGCAAGGCCACCAACATCGTGCCGGACTTGGCCACCCTTAAAGGAGAACTGCGGGGCCACAATCCCCAGACCTTAGAAGCGGCGTTGGCCCACCTTGAACAGACTTTGGCTGAGGTCTCGGCGGGGATGCCCGGCACCAGCTATGCGTTTACTCACTTCACCCAGTTTGAAGGGTATCATGTGGATGAGCAGCATCCCGGGGTGAAAAATCTCTTAAGCGCTGCCCGCAACACCGGGCTGGAGCCCCACTTTATCCGCACCAACGGGGGCAGCGATAACAATATCTTCGTCCAGCGGGGCTTGCCCGGCGTGGTGCTGAGCGCAGGCTATATCGAGCCGCATTCCCTGAAGGAGCGGGTGCGCCTGAGCGAGATGACCCTGTGCTGCCAGTTTTTACAAAACATATTGGAAACCTTTGCCCATGAGCCTTTCTGA
- a CDS encoding NUDIX domain-containing protein, whose protein sequence is MSLSEFSKPDSSQPVTLEEKTLSSRVIHTGRVAKLRIDQALHPSGATVEREVVEHPGGVVVCPILDDGRLVFVEQWRYPLGRTLLELPAGKLDWHDGIPEDPAEAIQRELWEETGYQAHQWEELTYLFTAPGFCDEKLWLYKATGLYNGHKAHQPSEHEWLDVILLTPEEAMRKIRAREIVDAKTVSLLCLCFPGLL, encoded by the coding sequence ATGAGCCTTTCTGAATTTTCCAAGCCGGACTCCTCGCAACCGGTGACACTTGAGGAGAAAACCCTCAGTTCCCGGGTCATCCACACCGGTCGGGTGGCCAAGTTGCGCATCGATCAGGCCTTACACCCCAGCGGAGCCACCGTGGAGCGGGAAGTGGTGGAGCATCCGGGTGGGGTGGTGGTCTGTCCCATCCTGGATGATGGTCGTCTGGTGTTTGTGGAGCAATGGCGTTACCCCTTGGGACGCACCTTGCTGGAATTGCCCGCCGGTAAGCTGGATTGGCACGATGGTATCCCTGAGGACCCGGCGGAGGCCATTCAACGGGAACTGTGGGAAGAGACGGGGTATCAGGCCCATCAATGGGAAGAACTGACCTATTTGTTTACCGCCCCCGGTTTTTGCGACGAAAAACTTTGGCTGTACAAAGCCACCGGCTTGTACAACGGGCACAAGGCCCATCAGCCCAGCGAGCATGAGTGGCTGGATGTAATTCTGCTGACCCCCGAGGAGGCCATGCGGAAAATCCGCGCTCGGGAAATCGTGGACGCCAAGACGGTCTCTCTACTTTGCCTGTGCTTTCCCGGTTTGTTGTGA
- the pyrF gene encoding orotidine-5'-phosphate decarboxylase: MSSLPKTISTISKGTQTPLSVEERLFVALDYPDAASALAMAEQLAPLGVSYKIGLQLFYAEGMAVVRQLRQFGKTVFVDLKLHDIPNTVAGAVDSLVSQGVDFLNLHTQGGPEMMRAAVASAQQAATRLGQMPPKLIGVTLLTSLSEQALNEFLFVAGVSLGEYVQHLALQAQKAGLDGVVCSAQEAPLIRAACGSDFLLVTPGIRPAGAGDQDQARVITPAQAFKNGTDYLVIGRPITGASDPVVATQAILDEMRGALA, encoded by the coding sequence ATGTCCAGTTTGCCAAAAACAATATCAACAATATCAAAAGGGACGCAGACCCCCTTATCCGTGGAGGAACGGCTGTTTGTGGCCCTCGATTACCCCGACGCGGCCAGCGCCTTGGCCATGGCGGAGCAGTTGGCCCCGCTGGGCGTCAGCTATAAAATTGGCTTGCAACTGTTTTACGCCGAAGGGATGGCCGTGGTGCGTCAATTGCGGCAGTTTGGCAAAACGGTGTTTGTGGATCTCAAGCTGCACGATATCCCTAATACAGTGGCCGGGGCGGTGGATTCTCTAGTGAGCCAGGGGGTGGACTTTTTAAACCTGCACACTCAGGGCGGCCCAGAGATGATGCGGGCTGCGGTCGCTTCCGCCCAGCAAGCGGCCACCCGGTTGGGGCAAATGCCGCCCAAGCTGATTGGAGTGACCCTCTTGACCAGTCTTTCCGAGCAGGCCCTGAATGAATTCCTCTTTGTGGCAGGGGTGTCCCTCGGCGAATATGTTCAGCATCTGGCCTTGCAGGCCCAAAAGGCGGGTCTGGATGGCGTGGTTTGCTCGGCGCAGGAAGCCCCCCTGATTCGGGCGGCTTGCGGCTCCGACTTTTTACTGGTGACCCCCGGCATTCGTCCGGCTGGGGCAGGCGATCAGGATCAGGCCCGGGTTATTACCCCCGCTCAGGCGTTCAAAAACGGCACGGATTATCTGGTGATTGGCCGTCCCATTACCGGGGCCAGCGATCCGGTAGTCGCCACTCAGGCCATTCTGGATGAAATGCGTGGGGCCTTGGCGTGA
- a CDS encoding N-acetylmuramoyl-L-alanine amidase family protein, which produces MTSRSATATQIQVVYPHPEHVVFEDSTFLMGSVRSAPAGAKLYFNGQPVPLSPKGFFAWKIPIHAGMNPIQLEVRVNTATPPLAQAIFALRGEPSLPVLPKSPLAVNAETLQPANDLWLMPTDTLTVACLASEGAQVSFTIPGWVDTPVSVPPYLHHALYLDTREVIFSQKHWTAPRIPTRGYYQARVPVKTLLPSHPESFPQQAAIVLQVQSGTQSLKKTVPGRLTVLTSAKAAVLKTDRVVTRKVPPNGDRLTPQRANTAVWVDGLQSAWARVVLSPEEYCYVPLDSLTFTPATTVPEPMALDSIQIDSLSPVDSRVRLQFQQKPAQACPIQLESIPSERMDRLQVRLYGVCGPCDFIQSPPDDAVVRQIHWRAVADTVLELWIDLKRPLIGYDYTWQAGEWRIQVRTLPSRIAEVQILIDPGHGGAEWGSTGLNGLPEKQLNLTVSRLLRDALLQAGFQASLTRNSDQALSLQERGDQVIHMQPHMVLSLHHNALPDGRDPLKAEGACCFYYHAFSRPLAEKLLQGLTEPVTGYQAIPNYGLFDDSLYMTRIHQALAVLIEVGFFTNPTEFERLIDPAFHKQVVARLVSALRAYCLPA; this is translated from the coding sequence GTGACTTCCAGATCCGCCACCGCCACCCAGATTCAGGTGGTCTACCCCCACCCGGAGCATGTGGTGTTCGAGGACAGCACCTTCCTGATGGGCTCGGTGCGGTCTGCGCCTGCTGGGGCCAAGCTGTACTTTAACGGGCAGCCGGTGCCCCTGTCTCCCAAAGGCTTTTTCGCCTGGAAAATTCCCATTCACGCCGGGATGAATCCCATTCAGCTGGAAGTGCGTGTTAATACGGCCACGCCGCCCCTGGCGCAGGCCATTTTTGCCTTAAGGGGGGAGCCGTCGCTGCCGGTTTTGCCCAAGTCCCCTTTGGCCGTGAATGCGGAAACCTTGCAACCGGCCAATGATCTCTGGCTGATGCCCACGGATACTCTCACGGTGGCTTGTCTGGCCAGCGAAGGGGCTCAGGTGAGCTTTACCATCCCCGGCTGGGTGGATACCCCCGTTTCGGTACCGCCCTATCTCCACCATGCGCTGTATCTGGATACCCGAGAAGTTATCTTCTCCCAAAAACACTGGACGGCCCCCCGCATTCCCACCCGTGGCTATTATCAGGCCCGGGTGCCGGTGAAGACTTTGCTGCCAAGCCATCCCGAGAGTTTTCCGCAACAGGCGGCCATCGTGCTTCAGGTTCAATCCGGGACGCAGAGCCTGAAAAAGACGGTGCCGGGTCGCCTGACGGTGTTGACCTCTGCTAAAGCCGCTGTACTGAAAACGGATCGGGTGGTCACTCGCAAGGTTCCCCCCAACGGCGATCGCTTGACCCCCCAGCGGGCCAACACCGCAGTGTGGGTGGATGGCTTGCAATCGGCGTGGGCTCGAGTGGTTTTGAGTCCAGAAGAGTACTGTTACGTTCCGCTGGACTCCCTGACTTTTACACCAGCAACCACTGTGCCGGAGCCGATGGCACTGGATAGTATCCAAATCGACTCCCTGAGTCCTGTCGACTCCCGGGTGCGGTTACAGTTTCAGCAAAAACCGGCGCAGGCTTGCCCCATTCAGCTGGAAAGCATCCCCTCCGAGCGCATGGATCGCTTGCAGGTAAGGCTGTACGGGGTATGCGGGCCGTGCGATTTTATCCAGTCTCCGCCGGATGATGCGGTGGTGCGGCAAATTCACTGGCGCGCGGTGGCCGACACGGTTCTGGAACTGTGGATTGACTTGAAGCGGCCCTTGATTGGCTACGATTACACTTGGCAGGCTGGGGAATGGCGCATTCAGGTGCGCACGCTGCCCAGTCGCATTGCGGAAGTGCAAATCCTGATCGACCCCGGCCATGGCGGGGCGGAATGGGGTTCTACCGGACTGAATGGTCTGCCGGAGAAACAGTTGAACCTGACCGTGAGTCGTTTGTTGCGGGATGCCTTGTTGCAGGCAGGTTTTCAGGCCTCACTCACCCGCAATAGCGATCAGGCCCTCTCCTTGCAAGAGCGTGGGGATCAAGTGATCCACATGCAGCCGCATATGGTGCTGAGCCTCCATCACAACGCCCTGCCCGATGGACGGGATCCCTTAAAGGCGGAAGGGGCCTGCTGCTTTTACTACCACGCTTTTTCCAGACCTCTGGCCGAAAAATTACTGCAAGGCCTCACCGAGCCGGTGACTGGCTATCAGGCCATTCCCAATTACGGGTTGTTTGATGACAGCCTGTACATGACCCGTATTCATCAGGCGCTGGCCGTGCTGATTGAAGTGGGCTTTTTTACCAATCCCACCGAATTTGAACGCTTGATCGATCCGGCTTTCCACAAGCAGGTGGTGGCTCGGCTGGTTTCGGCGCTGAGAGCTTACTGTTTACCGGCTTAG
- the purD gene encoding phosphoribosylamine--glycine ligase produces the protein MKILLIGNGGREHAIAWTLSQSPHQPQLYFAQGNPGMQELGQRLDIEPTDIQGLLIFAEREGIDLTIVGPELPLSLGIVDRFQEKGLAIFGPTQAGAQLESSKAFAKALMAKANIPTAGYRFCQTQPEALQALQEFTAPYVIKEDGLAAGKGVTIAQARAEAEQAIAQAFQKEMPVVIEEFMQGQELSILAFCDGQTILPCIAAQDYKKVGENNTGPNTGGMGAYAPVPLATPALIATVQQTVLEPALKALKAEGIDYKGILYAGLMITPDGAAKVVEFNARFGDPETQVVLPLLADDLVELMLATVNGELHRYAPTGIRFKPGQWAMTVVLTAGGYPGDYPTGTPIFFPQYLNNDVHIFHAGTRVLPDQSKVTAGGRVLNVTGIAENLEEARRKAYEIAGKIRFEGKYYRRDIAAEPAMALSR, from the coding sequence ATGAAAATTCTCCTCATCGGCAACGGCGGACGAGAACACGCCATCGCCTGGACCCTGTCCCAAAGCCCACACCAACCCCAACTGTATTTTGCCCAGGGCAACCCCGGCATGCAGGAACTGGGGCAACGACTGGACATTGAGCCCACCGACATTCAGGGCCTGCTGATTTTCGCCGAACGGGAAGGCATCGATCTCACCATTGTGGGCCCCGAATTGCCGCTTTCTCTGGGCATCGTGGATCGCTTTCAGGAAAAAGGACTGGCCATTTTTGGGCCCACCCAGGCCGGGGCCCAACTAGAATCCAGCAAGGCCTTTGCCAAAGCGCTGATGGCCAAAGCCAACATCCCCACTGCCGGATATCGCTTTTGCCAGACCCAGCCCGAAGCGCTGCAAGCCCTGCAAGAGTTTACCGCCCCGTATGTGATTAAAGAAGACGGCTTGGCGGCGGGTAAAGGGGTGACTATCGCCCAAGCCCGGGCCGAGGCGGAGCAGGCCATTGCGCAGGCCTTCCAAAAGGAAATGCCGGTGGTCATTGAGGAGTTCATGCAGGGGCAGGAACTCTCGATTCTGGCTTTTTGCGATGGGCAAACCATTTTGCCCTGCATCGCCGCGCAGGATTATAAAAAAGTGGGCGAAAACAACACCGGCCCCAACACCGGGGGCATGGGCGCCTACGCTCCGGTGCCGCTAGCCACCCCTGCGCTGATCGCCACGGTTCAGCAAACCGTGCTGGAACCGGCCCTGAAGGCCCTGAAAGCGGAAGGCATTGATTACAAGGGCATCCTATACGCCGGACTGATGATTACCCCGGACGGAGCAGCCAAGGTCGTTGAATTCAACGCCCGCTTTGGCGACCCGGAAACCCAGGTGGTGCTTCCCCTGCTGGCAGATGATCTGGTGGAGTTGATGCTGGCCACCGTAAACGGCGAATTACACCGCTACGCTCCTACCGGCATTCGCTTTAAGCCCGGTCAATGGGCTATGACTGTGGTGTTGACCGCAGGTGGCTACCCCGGAGACTACCCCACCGGCACCCCTATTTTCTTTCCCCAGTACCTGAACAACGATGTGCATATCTTCCACGCCGGTACCAGGGTGCTACCGGATCAAAGCAAGGTCACCGCAGGGGGACGGGTGCTGAACGTGACTGGAATCGCTGAAAACCTAGAGGAAGCCCGGCGTAAAGCCTATGAAATCGCCGGAAAAATCCGCTTTGAAGGCAAATACTACCGCCGGGACATCGCCGCAGAACCCGCCATGGCCCTAAGCCGGTAA
- a CDS encoding acyl-CoA dehydrogenase family protein, producing MFLSDEQLSIRDLARDFVERELKPVVKQLETGDLQILKALWAKMAETGLTSLPFAEEFGGAAVDSLSYFLVLEEIAKVSAALATSLSVHVSLAGLPIQYYGTTTQKEQYLPDLVSGRKIGAFALTEPNAGSDAGAGLTTADKDGESYILNGSKLFITNALIGHVFIATARTDAKTPGPKGLSAFIIDRDTPGLTITKGDEKMGLLGGDWGELHFDNCRIAASQRLSDEGQGFKLFMRSLNIGRISIGAISLGLAQACLEASLQYARERQQFGKPIADFQAIQFKLADMALKIEAARNLVYNAARLKEAGKDFALEASMAKLYASEICNQCASEAVQIFGGYGYTKDFPVERYFRDARVMSLFEGTSEIQRTIIAKQLLA from the coding sequence ATGTTTCTGTCGGATGAGCAACTCAGCATTCGGGACTTGGCCCGGGACTTTGTGGAGCGGGAATTAAAACCGGTGGTCAAGCAGCTGGAAACCGGCGATCTGCAAATTTTAAAGGCCTTATGGGCCAAAATGGCCGAAACCGGTCTGACCAGCCTGCCCTTTGCCGAGGAATTTGGCGGGGCGGCTGTGGATAGCCTTTCCTACTTTTTGGTGCTGGAAGAAATCGCCAAGGTCTCCGCAGCGCTGGCTACGTCTTTATCCGTGCATGTCTCTTTGGCTGGGCTGCCCATTCAGTATTACGGTACGACGACCCAAAAAGAGCAGTACTTGCCGGATCTCGTCAGTGGGCGGAAAATCGGGGCCTTTGCCCTGACCGAGCCGAACGCCGGCAGCGATGCCGGAGCGGGATTGACCACGGCTGATAAAGATGGGGAATCATATATCCTCAACGGTTCCAAGTTGTTTATTACCAACGCCCTGATTGGGCATGTGTTTATCGCCACGGCCCGTACCGATGCCAAAACCCCCGGTCCTAAGGGTTTGTCGGCCTTTATTATCGATCGGGACACGCCGGGCCTGACCATCACCAAGGGCGATGAGAAAATGGGCCTATTGGGCGGCGATTGGGGTGAATTGCACTTTGATAATTGCCGGATTGCCGCCTCGCAACGCTTATCCGATGAGGGGCAGGGCTTTAAATTGTTTATGCGCAGCCTGAACATCGGGCGCATCAGCATTGGGGCTATTTCGCTGGGGCTGGCTCAGGCCTGTCTGGAGGCCTCCCTGCAATACGCCAGGGAGCGCCAGCAGTTTGGCAAGCCCATTGCCGACTTTCAGGCCATCCAGTTCAAGCTGGCCGACATGGCCCTCAAGATTGAAGCGGCCCGAAATCTGGTGTACAATGCCGCTCGGCTGAAGGAAGCTGGGAAGGACTTTGCCCTGGAGGCTTCCATGGCCAAGCTGTATGCTTCTGAAATTTGTAACCAGTGCGCCAGTGAAGCGGTTCAGATTTTCGGCGGGTATGGCTACACCAAGGATTTTCCGGTGGAGCGCTATTTCCGGGATGCTCGGGTGATGTCGCTGTTTGAAGGCACCAGCGAGATTCAGCGCACCATTATCGCCAAACAGTTACTGGCCTAG
- the pheS gene encoding phenylalanine--tRNA ligase subunit alpha yields METTQSHLRQELETVRQEAQAALEAANTKDALEAVRVEYLGRKGRITGMMRGLKDVSPEERPLVGALANEIQEVLGQALDAKLNTYLQAEIAEKLKAETIDVTMPGAYRPSGSQHPLTRTIEEICQIFAGMGFETIDDDFCPEIETDFYNFDALNFPENHPARDMQDTYYTDVANHVLLRSQTSNAQIRYMENHPLPIRVVSPGRVYRNEEVNSRKFVLFHQLEGLLVDDNVRFSDLKGILHEFTRQFFGAERPTRFRASFFPFTEPSAEVDVQCIFCEGHGCHVCSQAGWLEILGAGMVDPNVLRNVNIDPEKYNGFAFGMGIERLAMLKYSINDIRLFFNNDLRFLNQFKGL; encoded by the coding sequence GTGGAAACCACTCAGAGTCATCTCCGGCAAGAACTGGAAACGGTTCGTCAAGAGGCCCAGGCTGCTTTGGAAGCCGCCAACACCAAGGATGCCCTTGAGGCGGTTCGGGTGGAGTATTTGGGGCGTAAGGGCCGCATTACCGGCATGATGCGGGGATTGAAGGATGTTTCCCCGGAAGAGCGCCCCTTGGTAGGCGCCTTGGCCAACGAGATTCAGGAAGTGCTGGGGCAGGCGCTGGATGCCAAGCTGAACACCTACCTGCAAGCTGAAATCGCCGAGAAGCTGAAGGCCGAAACCATTGATGTGACCATGCCGGGGGCTTATCGTCCGTCCGGTAGCCAGCATCCCCTGACCCGCACCATTGAAGAGATTTGCCAGATTTTTGCGGGCATGGGCTTTGAAACCATTGACGACGACTTTTGCCCGGAGATTGAGACCGATTTTTACAATTTTGACGCCCTGAACTTCCCGGAAAACCACCCGGCCCGGGATATGCAGGACACCTATTACACCGATGTGGCCAATCATGTGCTGCTGCGCTCCCAAACCTCCAACGCCCAGATTCGTTATATGGAAAACCATCCCTTGCCGATTCGGGTGGTCTCTCCGGGGCGGGTGTACCGGAATGAAGAGGTTAACAGCCGTAAATTCGTGCTGTTTCATCAGTTGGAAGGCTTGTTGGTGGATGATAACGTGCGCTTTTCTGATCTAAAAGGCATTTTGCACGAATTTACCCGCCAGTTCTTCGGGGCAGAGCGTCCCACTCGCTTTCGGGCCAGCTTTTTCCCCTTCACCGAGCCCAGCGCCGAGGTGGATGTGCAGTGCATCTTCTGCGAAGGCCATGGCTGCCACGTGTGCAGTCAGGCCGGTTGGCTTGAAATTCTGGGGGCGGGCATGGTAGACCCCAACGTATTGCGTAACGTGAATATCGATCCCGAAAAATACAACGGCTTCGCCTTTGGTATGGGCATCGAGCGGTTGGCCATGCTCAAGTATTCCATCAACGATATCCGCTTGTTCTTCAACAACGACCTGCGGTTTCTGAACCAGTTTAAAGGGCTTTAA